From Nicotiana tabacum cultivar K326 chromosome 22, ASM71507v2, whole genome shotgun sequence, one genomic window encodes:
- the LOC107825324 gene encoding uncharacterized protein LOC107825324, translating into METETSFFQIAPPVFDGENYQLWAVRMETYLEALDLWEVVEEDYEIPPLPNNTTMAQIKSHREKKTRKSKAKATLFDIVLTTIFTRIMSLKSAKEVWDYLKEEYARDERIQDMQVLNLIREFELQRMKESETIKEYSDRLLGIVNKVRLLGTKFLDSRIVEKILVTVPEIYEASITTLENTKDMSKITLAELLNALQAQEQRRLMRQDRHVEGALPAKHEDGGRYKKKKNKKYRPADGEGATRKNKSKTCSSKGNYPPCKHCGKTGQATYKCWKRSDAK; encoded by the coding sequence ATGGAGACTGAAACCAGTTTTTTTCAAATAGCTCCTCCTGTCTTCGATGGTGAGAATTACCAACTTTGGGCGGTGAGAATGGAGACCTACCTTGAGGCTTTGGATCTTTGGGAGGTTGTGGAAGAGGATTATGAAATTCCCCCACTACCAAATAATACCACCATGGCCCAAATCAAGAGTCACAGGGAAAAGAAAACGAGAAAATCCAAGGCTAAAGCAACtctatttgatattgttttgacaACAATTTTTACAAGAATTATGTCTCTCAAATCAGCAAAAGAGGTCTGGGATTATCTCAAAGAAGAATATGCAAGAGATGAAAGGATACAAGACATGCAAGTGCTCAATTTAATAAGAGAATTTGAGTTGCAAAGGATGAAAGAGTCTGAAACAATCAAAGAGTATTCAGATAGATTGCTTGGCATCGTCAATAAGGTGAGGTTGCTTGGAACCAAATTTCTTGATTCAAGAATTGTTGAAAAAATTCTTGTAACGGTGCCCGAAATATATGAAGCATCTATAACCACCTTGGAGAACACTAAAGATATGTCCAAGATTACCTTGGCGGAATTGTTAAATGCTCTACAGGCACAAGAACAACGAAGGCTTATGAGGCAAGATCGTCACGTAGAGGGAGCTTTGCCCGCCAAACATGAAGATGGTGGAAgatacaaaaagaagaagaataagaagtaCCGGCCAGCAGATGGAGAAGGTGCAACTcgcaaaaacaaaagcaaaacatGTAGCTCAAAAGGAAACTACCCTCCTTGTAAGCACTGTGGCAAGACCGGACAAGCAACATATAAGTGTTGGAAAAGGTCGGATGCTAAGTGA